In Sphingobacterium sp. PCS056, the following proteins share a genomic window:
- a CDS encoding SulP family inorganic anion transporter, translating to MFGTRMSAFLKLSKRDLKYDVPASVVVFLVALPLCLGIAMASGAPLFAGLLTGVIGGVVVSSISKSPLSVSGPAAGLTVIVLGAIQSLGAYETFLLAVVIAGVIQLILGVVKAGMIGNYFPSSVIVGMLAAIGITIILKQIPLALGMMETHAFELDNGHGIGAFTDTLMSSIGPGALIICILSLIVLIYWSKIPKLNKIPAPLIVVALGIGLSFAFNGTRFQLAESQFVLVPIVNSFAEFTGLFTLPDFTQIINKEVWIVAFTIAIIASLETLLSIEAVDKIDPFKRNTPTNRELIAQGVGNITSGLLGGLPMTSVIVRSSANVNAGGRTRQSALLHGIWLLLAILIIPNVLNFIPLSCLAAILLQTGFKLAKPALFTSMYKKGLDQFIPFFATIVAIVLTDLLMGVGIGLVVATFYILKANMQNAFKFDIVKQDDYDKAVITLAEEVSFLNKAPIQQKLYSLPKSVGLIVINGTASKFIDKDVIEVIKDFQQNALTKGKRIELTDVEYKKK from the coding sequence ATGTTTGGAACTCGTATGTCTGCTTTTCTAAAACTATCGAAAAGAGACTTAAAATATGATGTACCCGCTAGTGTTGTGGTGTTTTTAGTAGCACTCCCACTATGTTTGGGTATTGCAATGGCCTCTGGTGCGCCATTGTTTGCAGGATTGTTAACAGGAGTGATTGGCGGTGTCGTCGTCTCTTCTATCAGTAAATCACCTTTGAGCGTCAGTGGCCCTGCAGCTGGTCTTACGGTCATTGTTTTGGGCGCTATTCAGAGCCTCGGTGCCTATGAAACTTTTTTATTAGCTGTAGTTATTGCAGGTGTTATCCAATTGATTCTTGGAGTCGTTAAAGCCGGCATGATAGGAAATTATTTCCCTTCTTCTGTGATCGTCGGAATGCTTGCTGCAATTGGGATCACCATCATATTGAAGCAAATTCCGTTGGCACTTGGTATGATGGAAACTCATGCTTTTGAGCTTGATAATGGCCATGGAATCGGCGCATTTACAGACACATTGATGTCTTCAATTGGCCCCGGTGCTTTGATAATTTGTATACTTTCATTGATTGTCTTAATCTATTGGTCTAAAATTCCAAAGCTAAACAAGATCCCAGCTCCATTAATTGTAGTTGCTCTTGGAATAGGCTTATCGTTTGCTTTTAATGGTACACGTTTTCAATTAGCAGAGTCACAATTTGTACTTGTACCCATTGTCAATTCCTTTGCTGAATTCACAGGGCTATTTACACTTCCAGATTTCACGCAAATCATCAATAAAGAGGTCTGGATAGTCGCTTTCACCATTGCAATTATTGCCAGTTTAGAGACTCTATTAAGTATCGAGGCGGTTGATAAAATTGATCCATTCAAAAGAAATACACCCACTAATCGTGAACTTATCGCTCAGGGTGTCGGCAATATAACAAGTGGTTTATTGGGAGGTTTACCAATGACGTCAGTTATTGTACGCTCATCAGCCAATGTGAACGCTGGCGGAAGAACTAGACAATCGGCATTACTTCATGGTATTTGGTTACTATTAGCAATTCTAATCATCCCTAATGTTTTAAACTTTATTCCATTATCCTGTCTAGCGGCTATTTTATTGCAAACTGGATTTAAATTAGCCAAACCCGCTTTATTTACTTCCATGTATAAAAAAGGACTTGATCAATTCATTCCTTTCTTTGCAACAATTGTAGCCATTGTATTGACAGACTTACTCATGGGTGTGGGTATTGGACTTGTGGTAGCTACTTTTTATATTTTAAAAGCGAATATGCAAAATGCTTTTAAATTTGATATTGTAAAACAAGATGACTACGATAAAGCTGTCATCACGCTGGCAGAGGAGGTATCTTTTTTAAATAAAGCACCTATACAGCAAAAGCTTTATAGCTTACCTAAATCTGTTGGTTTGATTGTTATCAATGGTACAGCAAGTAAATTCATTGATAAGGATGTCATTGAGGTCATTAAAGATTTTCAACAAAATGCATTGACCAAAGGAAAGCGTATTGAACTGACAGATGTTGAATACAAGAAAAAATAA